Proteins from one Choloepus didactylus isolate mChoDid1 chromosome 4, mChoDid1.pri, whole genome shotgun sequence genomic window:
- the LOC119532727 gene encoding retinol dehydrogenase 14-like, which translates to MQPDIKRGDRGRAQEAAAQLRRELRQDGDPGPSPDAGALGELVVKEVDLASLRSVRAFCQEVLQEEPRLDVLINNAGIFQCPYMKTEDGFEMQFGVNHLGHFLLTNLLLGLLKSSAPSRIVVVSSKLYKYGDINFEDLNSEQSYNKSFCYSRSKLANILFTRELAHRLEGTNVTVNVLHPGIVRTNLGRHISIPLLVKPLFNLVSWAFFKTPLEGAQTSIYLASSPEVEGVSGKYFGDCKEEELLPKAMNESVARKLWDISEVMVGILK; encoded by the exons ATGCAGCCAG acatcaagagaGGGGACCGCGGGCGCGCCCAGGAGGCGGCCGCACAGCTGCGCCGCGAGCTCCGCCAGGACGGGGACCCCGGGCCGAGCCCCGACGCCGGCGCGCTGGGGGAGCTGGTCGTCAAGGAGGTGGACCTCGCCTCCCTGCGCTCCGTGCGCGCCTTCTGCCAGGAGGTGCTCCAGGAAGAACCCAGGCTGGATGTCTTGATCAACAACGCAGGGATCTTCCAGTGTCCTTACATGAAGACTGAAGATGGATTTGAGATGCAATTTGGGGTGAACCATCTGGGCCACTTCCTACTCACCAATCTTCTCCTTGGGCTCCTCAAAAGTTCAGCTCCTAGCAGGATTGTGGTAGTGTCTTCCAAACTTTATAAATATGGAGATATCAACTTTGAAGACTTGAATAGTGAACAAAGCTATAATAAAAGCTTTTGTTATAGTCGCAGCAAACTGGCTAACATTCTTTTCACCAGAGAACTTGCCCACCGCTTAGAAGGCACAAACGTTACTGTAAATGTATTACATCCTGGTATTGTACGAACGAATCTTGGGAGGCACATAAGCATTCCACTGTTGGTCAAACCGCTTTTCAATTTGGTTTCATGGGCTTTTTTCAAAACTCCTCTAGAAGGTGCCCAGACTTCTATTTATTTAGCCTCTTCACCCGAGGTAGAAGGTGTGTCAGGAAAATACTTCGGGGATTGTAAAGAGGAAGAACTATTGCCCAAAGCTATGAATGAGTCTGTTGCAAGAAAACTCTGGGATATCAGTGAAGTGATGGTTGGCATATTAAAATAG